The Chryseobacterium wanjuense DNA window ATTGAACATGGTATAGAAAGTTGCCACTTCATATACTTCAATTGGCTTAATACTTAGTAATCCGGCAACATAATCCATTACTGGAACGTCTAACCAACCTCCGAATTCTTTCTGTGCCAAATGCAGAACAGGAAGAAGAGCAGATTTTTGTCTTCCTTCAGGATATCTTGCGATGATTTTGTGTACCTGTTCTAAACTTTCCGGTTTAAAAGCTATTGTTTCGCTCATTTTTTATCTAAGATTAAAGAACATAGAAAAAAGAGTATAGACTCTGAGATTCGTGTTCTAAATTCAATTTATATTGGGGTGATGAAAGTCTTTTATCTTTCATCTGTTTCTTAATTCTAATTATGCGTCTAATTCTCCCGCAATAATATTCATACTACACATCGTTACAATCGCATCAGAAATTACAGAACCTGTAATCATCTCAGGATAAGCTTGATAGTAGATGAAACATGGTCTTCTGAAATGCAGTCTGTAAGGACTTCTTCCGCCATCACTCACCAGATAGAAACCTAATTCTCCGTTTCCTCCTTCTACAGCGTGGTAAACTTCACCTTTCGGCACATCTGTTTCTCCCATTACGATTTTGAAATGGTAGATTAATGCTTCCATTTTTTGATAAACATCAGCCTTTTCAGGAAGATAGAAATCAGGAACATCCGCGTGGAATGGCCCTTCAGGAAGATTTTCGTATGCTTGTTTGATGATTTTAATAGATTCCCAGATCTCCTGCTGACGAACCATGAAACGGTCGTAAGTATCTCCTGATGTTCCCACAGGAATAATAAAGTCGAAATCCTGGTAAGAAGAATAAGGCTGTGCAACTCTTACGTCATAATCTACTCCTGCTGCACGTAAATTCGGACCTGTAAAACCGTAGCTTAATGCTCTTTCTGCAGAAATAGCTCCTGCTCCGATGGTTCTGTCCATAAAGATTCTGTTTCTTTCCAATAAAGTACAGAATTCTTTGAATCTTGGTGGGAAAGTTTTAAGGAAATCCTTTAATAACTCATGGAATTTTGGAGTGAAATCTCTTTCGAAACCTCCGATTCTTCCCATATTGGTAGTCATTCTCGCTCCGCAGATCTGCTCGTACATATCATAAATACGTTCTCTTTCGATGAACATATAGGTAAGACCGGTAATTGCTCCGGAGTCCATTCCGGTTACCCCGTTACAGATAAGGTGGTCACCGATTCTTGCCAGTTCCATTAAAATTACACGCATATAATCTACACGTTTTGGAACTTCAACTCCGATTAATTTCTCAACTGTCATGTGCCAACCTAAGTTGTTGATCGGTGCAGAACAGTAGTTCATACGGTCGGTAAGGGTAGTGATCTGAGAATAGTTTCTTCTTTCAGAAATTTTCTCAAATGCTCTGTGGATGTATCCCACCGTTTGCTCAGCGTGAAGGATTCTTTCTCCGTCCATCGTTAAGATATTCTGGAAAATCCCGTGCGTTGCAGGGTGAGTGGGTCCTAAATTGAGGGTATAAAGCTGTCCGTCAATTTGCTCCTTACTGTCGTATTGGTTAAGTATATTAGATAATGAGTTATCTTTCATAATTTAAATGCTTTAGGCTCTAGGCTTTAGGCTTTAAGCTCATTGCTTATAGCTTACTGCTTATTGCATTATTTTTATCTTCCGAACATGCTATCGTTCTTATCGGTTCTTGTTCCGTCTTCCAAACGATATTCCTTCAACATTGGGTGGTATCCCAGATCTTCCATATTTAAAATAGGTCTAAGATCAGGATGTCCTTTAAATTTAATTCCGTAGAAATCATAAGTTTCTCTTTCCATCCAGTTGGCTCCGGCGTATAATTCTACTAAAGAATCTACCTCGATGTTTTCTCTGGACATAAAGATTTTCAGACGCAATCTGAAGTTAGCCATCATATTATGTAGGTGGTAAATCACTCCGATTTCTTTTTCTGGAAATTCTGGGTAATGGATTCCACAAATATCTGTAAGGAAATTAAATTCCAATGATGAATCTTTCAGATAGTGAATGATCTTTTTAATATCATCTTTCTTTACTTCAATAGTCAACATCCCATAAGGTTCTGAACTCGCGATTACAGACTCCGGAAATTCTCTGGTGATTGCTTCTAATACAAATTCGTTTGTCATTTCCGTTAGTTGCTAATATTGTAAGAATCTAATAATTTTTGGTATTCAGGCATATCTCTTCTTCTGATGCTTTCGCTTTCTGCCAAAGCCTGAACCTGCATTACACCTTCGATAATCTGTTCCGGTCTTGGAGGACATCCGGGAACGTATACGTCTACAGGGATGATTTTATCAATTCCTTGCAATACAGAATACGTATCAAAAATACCACCGCTGGAAGCACAGGCTCCAACTGCCACCACCCATTTCGGCTCTGCCATCTGAGTGTAAACTTCTTTTAGGACTGGTCCTAACTTCTTAGATATAGTTCCGCAAACCATCAGCATATCCGCTTGTCTTGGTGAGAAAGAGTTTCTTTCCATACCAAATCTCGAAGCGTCATACGTAGGGTTCAGGGTAGCCATAAACTCGATACCACAACAAGAGGTTGCAAAAGGCAAAGGCCAAAGAGAAAACTTTCTAGCCATCCCGATTACACTGCTCAGTTTCGTTGCGAAAAACCCTTCTCCTTCAAATCCTTCCGGAGCAGGTGCATCTGTTCTTATTACTGGTTTGTTATCTGACATTTTAGTAGATTTTAGATTTTAAATTAGATTCTAAATTATTGTTAATGTTAACTTTAACTGAGAAATCATCATCTAAAATGTATAATTTTTAATTTAAAATTTTTATTTATCCCAATCTAATGCGCCACGTTTCCATACATAGAAAAATGCCATGAAGAAAATCGCTACAAATGTAAGCACTGCCAGGAATCCTTCCATACCGAATTCTCTGAAGTTTACAGCATAGGGATAAAAAAATACGATTTCAATATCGAATAATACGAATAATACCGCCGTCAAAAAGTATTTAATGGAAAACGGTGTTCTTGCATTTCCTTCTACCGGGACTCCACACTCCCAGCTTTGGTTTTTCACAGAATTTCCTTTTTTCTGTTTCGGACCTAAAAAATGCGCTCCAAGCAAAGAAACTGCTACGAATGCTACCGCAACACCTGCTTGTAATAGGATTGGAATATAACTTTCAGGTAAATTCATTTTTGCATTATTATCTCAATTTGCAAATTTACAGAATAAACAAGAAAGCATGAAATTAATCAGCCTAAAAGTGGAATTAAAATAAGGAAAACCGATAATTTAGAATCAATAAAAATAACGCTTATTTCTTCATTTTTTTAAGGAGCGAATAGGCCATAAATGAAATAAAGCCAAATAAGATGCTCGCATAGATTATGTTAATTAAAGTATTCGTTTTGTCATCTTCCACCTGAAAAAAGAAATTGTAAATAGCAAACCCTGCAATTAAAATTCCGAAAATAATGAGATGCGGCTTCATGAGTAAAGTTTATAAGTTTTGAGTTATGAATGATAAGTTTTAATTTTTAGAATGACAACTTATCATTAATAACTAATTATCGTTTATAGTTAATGAATACGTTCTTCTTCTTTTGTGATTCACAGGGTTGTAGTCTTGCCATAACAGCTGAACACTCTTGTTTTCTTCCAGTTCAGGATTGGTTTCCAGGTATTTTACTCCTTTTTTTCGGAATAATTTCCAGATTTCTTTGAAAATAATGGATGTTACGCCTCTTCTTTGATAATCCGGATGAATTCCGATCAGATAAAAATTGGCTCTGTCATTCCTTTTTCCGGCTCTCAGGAAATGCCACCATCCGAACGGAAGTAATTTTCCTTTTGATTTTTGTAAAGCTTTTGAATAAGAAGGCATTGTGATCGCAAAAGCAATAAGCTGATCTGCATCATCTGCGACACAAACGATATAATCTTTATCGATTAGCTTAAAATATTTTTCCTTGTACGTTTTACGTTGTTCATCGGAAATAGGAGTGTAGGTCGAAAGATGTTTGTACGTTTCATCCAAAAGGTCAAACATAGGATCTACATATTCCAAAATTTGTTCTTTAGATTTGAAATTTAAAACTTTAAGCTTATATTTTTGTGAAATCAATTCGTTGAACTTGTG harbors:
- the nuoD gene encoding NADH dehydrogenase (quinone) subunit D, with the translated sequence MKDNSLSNILNQYDSKEQIDGQLYTLNLGPTHPATHGIFQNILTMDGERILHAEQTVGYIHRAFEKISERRNYSQITTLTDRMNYCSAPINNLGWHMTVEKLIGVEVPKRVDYMRVILMELARIGDHLICNGVTGMDSGAITGLTYMFIERERIYDMYEQICGARMTTNMGRIGGFERDFTPKFHELLKDFLKTFPPRFKEFCTLLERNRIFMDRTIGAGAISAERALSYGFTGPNLRAAGVDYDVRVAQPYSSYQDFDFIIPVGTSGDTYDRFMVRQQEIWESIKIIKQAYENLPEGPFHADVPDFYLPEKADVYQKMEALIYHFKIVMGETDVPKGEVYHAVEGGNGELGFYLVSDGGRSPYRLHFRRPCFIYYQAYPEMITGSVISDAIVTMCSMNIIAGELDA
- a CDS encoding NADH-quinone oxidoreductase subunit B; the protein is MSDNKPVIRTDAPAPEGFEGEGFFATKLSSVIGMARKFSLWPLPFATSCCGIEFMATLNPTYDASRFGMERNSFSPRQADMLMVCGTISKKLGPVLKEVYTQMAEPKWVVAVGACASSGGIFDTYSVLQGIDKIIPVDVYVPGCPPRPEQIIEGVMQVQALAESESIRRRDMPEYQKLLDSYNISN
- a CDS encoding NADH-quinone oxidoreductase subunit C, yielding MTNEFVLEAITREFPESVIASSEPYGMLTIEVKKDDIKKIIHYLKDSSLEFNFLTDICGIHYPEFPEKEIGVIYHLHNMMANFRLRLKIFMSRENIEVDSLVELYAGANWMERETYDFYGIKFKGHPDLRPILNMEDLGYHPMLKEYRLEDGTRTDKNDSMFGR
- a CDS encoding NADH-quinone oxidoreductase subunit A, whose product is MNLPESYIPILLQAGVAVAFVAVSLLGAHFLGPKQKKGNSVKNQSWECGVPVEGNARTPFSIKYFLTAVLFVLFDIEIVFFYPYAVNFREFGMEGFLAVLTFVAIFFMAFFYVWKRGALDWDK
- a CDS encoding GNAT family N-acetyltransferase; this encodes MSKVSVIEVKSNDQLKQFVRFPMDLYSNNPYYVPAFINDEINIWNSGENPAMQYSEAKQFLAYKDNKIVGRIAVIINHKEEKELGIRKVRFGWIDFIDDEEVSQALIQTAIDYAKEKNIDKIEGPMGFTNLDKAGMLTLGFDKLATMIGIYNHDYYPKHLEKLGLIKEKEWVEFELVFPEVLPDKIHKFNELISQKYKLKVLNFKSKEQILEYVDPMFDLLDETYKHLSTYTPISDEQRKTYKEKYFKLIDKDYIVCVADDADQLIAFAITMPSYSKALQKSKGKLLPFGWWHFLRAGKRNDRANFYLIGIHPDYQRRGVTSIIFKEIWKLFRKKGVKYLETNPELEENKSVQLLWQDYNPVNHKRRRTYSLTINDN